One stretch of Streptomyces hygroscopicus DNA includes these proteins:
- a CDS encoding NapD, producing the protein MATAEKLLKSLKLVTAELHALRQQVARGTDEPVAIVGMACRLPGGVASPQDLWRLVSEGREGVSGFPEGRGWDVEGLFDADPGRAGKSYTDRGGFLHGAGLFDAGFFGISPREALAMDPQQRLLLEVSWEALERAGIDPGTLKGSDVGVFSGVITQGYGMRGETPPELGGLVGTGSTASVASGRVSYVFGFEGPSVSVDTACSSSLVAMHLAAQALRQGECSMALAGGATVMANPSTFVEFSRQQGLSSDGRCKAFSAAADGTGLAEGAGVVVLELLSEARRNGHQVLAVIRSSAVNQDGASNGLTAPNGPSQQRVIRKALASAGLSAADVDVVEGHGTGTVLGDPIEAQALLATYGQDREPERPLWLGSLKSNVGHTQAAAGVAGVIKMVEALRHGVMPATLHADTPSSQVDWSAGAVELLTEARDWPDTGRPRRAAVSSFGVSGTNAHLILEQAPVEQSAVPVPGESGLVGTDGGVVPLVLSARGAAGLAGQADRLGSFLSAHTDLDLAEVARSLVSTRGALSDRAVIVAGSRDEALTSLDALALGHSAAGVVTGSARDPNAAGRVVFVFPGQGAQWAGMGADLLESSSVFATRFDECARVLDPLTGWSLMDVAHGAERAPSLDAVDVVQPLSWAVMVSLAAVWQAAGVVPDAVVGHSQGEIAAACVAGGLSLDDAARVVVLRSRAIAAGLSGHGGMVSVACDVRRARELLAAWPDRVEVAAVNGRASVVVAGDPDALSELLAVCETEGVRARRIPVDYASHSAHVEAIEQNLMDTLVGIRPQPGSVPFYSTVTGGLLDMAALGAGYWYRNLRQTVQFAPVIRSLAAGGHGVFVEVSSHPVLAPAIEETVEGAAAGPVVVIGTLRREESGPRRVLEALGRLHAHGVAVDWPAVVGRSAGRPMELPTYAFQQEHFWLAGGAGTNDATALGLGVVDHPLLGAVTSLPGSGGVLFASRWSRRTHPWLSDHAAGTELVFAEAFVEVLLRAADEVGCGLLAELDVEVPLRLPPHGGVRVHIEIGEPDESGERRAHVYSRCEDAAEQEDWTRHITALIAPDSSLPDFELTQWPPQGSTAVDVLGHEGLDAVWTRGGEIFAEVSLPEESAESGKFCLHPVLLEAAAGARSSTEPAAEYSEPELRTLWRHVRLHATGASMLRVHVLPGASGTFGLRLADAAGAPVASVAAITVRSTSPEELSAVPGSRGLRDSLFRMEWSESAVSSSGGSAEVRCVSTGADLAALVSAGTPTAVVVADLTDLSGGLRPVLVQALELVQGWLAEPALDGIRLVVVTPDVSDPVAAAVWGLVRSAQAEHPDRFVLVSTDGTDEGTEAPRRMPVGVLADVHASGEPQVALRSGAVLVPRLARVADTDQASTGRRLNPDGTALITGGTGALGALVARHLVVEHKIRSLVLVSRRGPGAPGAADLDAELTALGARVRIVACDIADREAAGELIASVPRDAPLTAVVHTAGVFDDGVVTALTPERLDAVLRQKADAALVLDELTRHLDLAAFVLFSSAAGTFGNPGQGNLAASNAYLDALAVLRRAAGLPATSVAWGVWDQTGISGDLGVADQRRMARWGLVAHSAQEGLELFDAALQADDAVLVAARLDFAGLRAQAASEPVHPLLRRLVRAGRRAAQQAPFREGSLAGQLAATPPVQREQILLDLVRREVAVVLGYSTPRKVDPDRAFQDVGFTSVLAVELRNRLAGLAGIRLPASIAFDHPTPRRMMRHLLAELCPEDGSESADREDEIRRALATTPLSRFRELGLMEQILHLVAHPSGESAAAPDTAEPKQDAEPLIAEMDVDNLVKRAMEKARKP; encoded by the coding sequence ATGGCCACGGCCGAGAAGCTCCTCAAGTCCCTCAAGCTTGTCACAGCCGAGCTGCACGCCCTACGGCAACAGGTCGCGCGCGGAACCGACGAGCCGGTAGCGATTGTGGGTATGGCGTGCCGTCTTCCGGGTGGTGTGGCGAGCCCTCAGGACCTGTGGCGGTTGGTTAGTGAGGGTCGGGAGGGTGTGTCGGGTTTTCCTGAGGGTCGTGGCTGGGATGTGGAGGGGTTGTTCGACGCTGATCCGGGTAGGGCGGGTAAGTCGTACACCGACCGGGGTGGGTTTTTGCATGGGGCGGGCCTGTTCGATGCGGGCTTTTTTGGGATTTCGCCGCGTGAGGCGTTGGCGATGGATCCGCAGCAGCGGTTGTTGCTGGAGGTCTCGTGGGAGGCGTTGGAGCGGGCCGGGATCGACCCAGGGACGTTGAAAGGATCGGATGTCGGTGTCTTCTCCGGTGTGATCACCCAGGGGTACGGGATGCGGGGAGAGACCCCGCCGGAACTGGGCGGTCTCGTCGGGACAGGGTCGACGGCGAGTGTGGCGTCCGGCCGTGTGTCGTACGTGTTCGGCTTCGAAGGGCCGTCGGTGTCCGTCGACACGGCGTGTTCGTCCTCGCTGGTGGCGATGCACTTGGCGGCGCAGGCGCTACGTCAGGGTGAGTGCTCGATGGCGTTGGCGGGTGGTGCGACGGTGATGGCGAACCCATCCACGTTCGTCGAGTTCTCCCGTCAGCAGGGGTTGTCGTCCGACGGTCGGTGCAAGGCCTTCTCCGCTGCCGCGGATGGTACGGGTCTGGCCGAGGGCGCTGGTGTCGTGGTCCTGGAACTGTTGTCAGAGGCCCGGCGTAACGGGCATCAGGTGCTTGCGGTCATCCGGAGTTCTGCGGTCAATCAGGATGGTGCGTCGAATGGTTTGACGGCGCCGAATGGGCCGTCGCAGCAGCGGGTGATTCGTAAGGCGCTTGCCAGTGCGGGTTTGTCGGCGGCTGATGTGGATGTGGTGGAGGGGCATGGCACGGGCACGGTGCTCGGTGATCCCATCGAAGCGCAGGCGCTGCTGGCGACGTACGGCCAGGACCGGGAACCCGAGCGTCCATTGTGGCTCGGTTCGCTGAAGTCGAACGTGGGCCATACTCAGGCCGCCGCCGGTGTGGCTGGTGTGATCAAGATGGTGGAGGCGTTGCGGCACGGCGTGATGCCGGCCACGTTGCACGCCGATACCCCGTCGTCACAGGTGGACTGGTCGGCGGGTGCGGTGGAGCTGCTGACCGAGGCTCGCGACTGGCCCGATACCGGCCGACCTCGCCGTGCTGCGGTGTCCTCCTTCGGCGTGAGTGGGACCAACGCGCACCTGATCCTCGAACAGGCTCCTGTGGAGCAGTCCGCAGTGCCGGTGCCTGGGGAGTCGGGGCTGGTGGGAACCGATGGGGGAGTGGTGCCGCTGGTCCTGTCAGCGCGTGGTGCGGCTGGACTGGCGGGGCAGGCGGACAGGTTGGGGTCGTTCCTGTCCGCACACACCGACCTCGACCTGGCCGAGGTCGCTCGGTCGCTGGTGTCGACGCGGGGTGCGCTGTCCGATCGGGCCGTGATCGTGGCGGGGAGCCGGGATGAGGCTCTGACAAGTCTCGACGCCCTCGCGCTGGGCCATTCCGCGGCAGGCGTGGTGACAGGCTCGGCACGGGACCCGAACGCAGCCGGCCGGGTGGTGTTCGTGTTTCCGGGGCAGGGCGCTCAGTGGGCCGGAATGGGCGCGGATCTGCTGGAGTCGTCGTCGGTGTTCGCGACCCGGTTCGATGAGTGTGCCCGTGTGCTGGACCCGCTGACAGGTTGGTCCTTGATGGATGTGGCACACGGGGCGGAGCGGGCTCCGTCGCTGGATGCCGTTGATGTCGTGCAACCGTTGTCGTGGGCGGTGATGGTCTCGCTGGCTGCGGTGTGGCAGGCCGCGGGCGTGGTGCCCGACGCTGTGGTGGGTCATTCACAAGGTGAGATCGCCGCAGCGTGTGTGGCTGGTGGATTGTCGCTGGACGATGCGGCTCGGGTGGTGGTGCTCCGCAGTCGTGCGATCGCGGCGGGTCTGTCGGGACATGGCGGCATGGTGTCCGTCGCCTGTGATGTGCGGCGGGCGCGGGAGCTGCTCGCGGCCTGGCCGGATCGTGTGGAGGTCGCGGCGGTCAACGGTCGCGCGTCGGTAGTGGTCGCGGGTGACCCGGATGCTCTGAGCGAGCTGCTGGCTGTGTGTGAGACGGAGGGCGTGCGGGCGCGGCGGATCCCGGTGGACTACGCCTCGCATTCGGCACACGTGGAGGCGATCGAGCAAAACCTGATGGACACCCTGGTGGGAATCAGGCCCCAGCCGGGTTCTGTCCCGTTCTACTCCACGGTGACCGGTGGTCTGCTGGACATGGCCGCTCTGGGAGCGGGGTACTGGTACCGGAACCTGCGTCAGACAGTCCAGTTCGCCCCGGTCATCCGCTCCTTGGCAGCCGGCGGGCACGGCGTGTTCGTCGAGGTCAGCTCCCACCCTGTCCTGGCTCCCGCTATTGAGGAGACCGTGGAGGGGGCAGCCGCAGGTCCCGTAGTGGTGATCGGGACGTTGCGTCGTGAGGAGAGCGGTCCGCGTCGAGTACTGGAGGCGCTGGGCCGACTGCATGCCCATGGTGTCGCGGTTGATTGGCCGGCCGTGGTCGGGCGCAGTGCCGGACGGCCGATGGAACTGCCGACATATGCCTTCCAGCAGGAGCACTTCTGGCTGGCAGGCGGGGCGGGCACCAATGACGCCACCGCCCTCGGTCTGGGCGTGGTGGATCATCCCCTTCTGGGGGCGGTGACCTCGTTGCCCGGTTCCGGAGGTGTCCTGTTCGCTTCCCGCTGGTCCCGGCGTACCCACCCCTGGCTCTCCGATCATGCTGCCGGCACGGAACTGGTTTTTGCCGAGGCGTTTGTCGAGGTGCTGCTGCGTGCGGCTGATGAGGTCGGCTGCGGGCTGCTTGCTGAACTCGACGTCGAGGTCCCCTTGCGGCTGCCTCCGCACGGTGGCGTACGAGTGCACATCGAGATCGGCGAACCGGATGAGTCCGGTGAACGCCGGGCCCATGTGTACTCCCGGTGCGAGGACGCGGCTGAGCAGGAGGACTGGACCCGCCACATCACGGCCCTCATCGCACCCGACAGCAGCCTGCCCGACTTCGAGCTGACTCAATGGCCACCGCAGGGCAGCACGGCGGTGGATGTACTCGGTCATGAGGGGCTGGACGCGGTCTGGACACGGGGTGGGGAGATTTTCGCGGAAGTCTCCTTGCCCGAGGAATCTGCGGAATCCGGCAAGTTCTGTCTGCATCCCGTACTGCTCGAAGCCGCAGCGGGTGCACGGTCCTCGACCGAACCGGCTGCGGAGTACTCAGAGCCGGAACTCCGAACCCTGTGGCGGCACGTACGCCTGCACGCTACCGGCGCCTCGATGCTGCGCGTGCACGTGCTGCCGGGCGCCTCTGGCACCTTCGGTCTGCGTCTTGCCGACGCGGCGGGAGCTCCGGTCGCGTCGGTGGCAGCGATTACGGTCCGCTCGACCTCACCAGAGGAGCTCAGCGCCGTTCCGGGATCGCGTGGGTTGCGAGATTCCTTGTTCCGGATGGAATGGTCGGAGTCGGCGGTGTCGTCTTCGGGTGGTTCTGCCGAGGTCCGGTGTGTGTCCACAGGTGCGGATCTGGCGGCGCTGGTGTCGGCCGGGACGCCGACGGCTGTGGTGGTGGCCGACCTGACGGACCTGTCGGGCGGGCTTCGGCCGGTCCTGGTGCAGGCGTTGGAGCTGGTGCAGGGGTGGTTGGCGGAACCGGCGCTGGACGGCATCCGGCTGGTGGTGGTGACCCCGGATGTCAGCGATCCGGTGGCTGCCGCGGTGTGGGGCCTGGTGCGTTCGGCGCAGGCTGAGCATCCGGACCGGTTCGTCCTGGTGAGTACGGACGGCACGGACGAGGGTACGGAGGCGCCTCGGCGTATGCCTGTGGGCGTACTGGCGGATGTGCACGCATCCGGCGAGCCGCAGGTCGCACTCCGATCGGGCGCGGTCCTCGTCCCGCGTCTCGCTCGTGTCGCCGATACAGACCAGGCTTCCACCGGCCGTCGTCTCAACCCCGATGGCACCGCGCTGATAACCGGTGGTACCGGTGCGCTCGGTGCGCTGGTGGCCCGGCATCTGGTCGTCGAGCACAAGATCCGGAGTCTGGTCCTGGTAAGTCGTCGGGGCCCGGGCGCCCCGGGGGCCGCCGATCTCGACGCGGAGCTGACTGCCCTGGGTGCCCGCGTGCGAATTGTCGCCTGCGACATCGCAGACCGAGAGGCGGCCGGGGAACTGATCGCCTCTGTACCGCGGGACGCGCCGCTCACCGCTGTGGTGCACACGGCCGGTGTGTTCGACGACGGCGTGGTCACGGCCCTTACACCGGAGCGGCTTGACGCGGTTCTCCGCCAGAAGGCGGACGCGGCGCTGGTCCTGGACGAGCTGACCCGCCACCTGGACTTGGCGGCCTTCGTCCTGTTCTCTTCCGCCGCCGGAACTTTCGGCAACCCCGGCCAGGGAAACCTGGCCGCCTCGAACGCGTATCTTGACGCGCTGGCGGTACTACGCCGGGCTGCCGGGCTACCCGCCACATCTGTTGCCTGGGGGGTGTGGGACCAGACCGGCATCAGCGGGGACCTGGGCGTGGCCGATCAGCGGAGGATGGCCCGGTGGGGCCTGGTCGCACACTCCGCCCAGGAGGGTCTGGAGCTGTTCGACGCGGCGCTGCAGGCAGACGACGCGGTGCTCGTGGCCGCGAGGCTGGACTTCGCCGGGCTGCGCGCCCAGGCCGCCTCCGAACCCGTACACCCACTGCTGCGGCGCCTCGTGCGGGCCGGCCGTCGCGCAGCTCAGCAGGCACCCTTCCGCGAGGGCAGCCTCGCCGGACAGCTGGCTGCCACGCCCCCGGTTCAGCGGGAGCAGATCCTGCTGGATCTGGTGCGGCGCGAGGTCGCTGTGGTCCTCGGCTATTCGACACCACGCAAGGTCGACCCCGACCGGGCCTTCCAGGACGTCGGGTTCACCTCGGTGCTGGCCGTCGAACTCCGTAACCGACTCGCCGGGCTCGCAGGGATCCGGCTCCCGGCATCGATCGCCTTCGACCATCCCACACCGCGGCGCATGATGCGCCATCTGCTCGCGGAACTGTGCCCAGAGGATGGCAGCGAGTCGGCGGATCGGGAGGATGAGATCCGGAGGGCCCTGGCGACCACACCTCTGTCCCGGTTCCGCGAGCTTGGGCTCATGGAGCAGATCCTGCACCTGGTGGCGCATCCCAGTGGTGAAAGTGCCGCAGCACCGGACACCGCCGAACCGAAGCAGGACGCCGAGCCGCTGATCGCGGAGATGGACGTCGACAACCTTGTGAAGCGGGCGATGGAAAAGGCCCGGAAGCCGTAG
- a CDS encoding NapE — MASSESKVVEALRASLMENERLENEVQSIRDSLTEPIAIVGMACRFPGGVSSPEELWELIADGRSAVEGFPTNRGWDLENLYDPDLDRPGTTYVREGAFLHDAGEFDAGFFGISQSETMVMDPQQRLMLETSWEAFERAGIDPAAMRGKNVGVFAGMAAGQEYGTAFHSIPDELEGYVMTGGLASVLSGRVSYTFGFEGPAVTIDTACSSSLVALHMAAQSLRSGESSLALVGGTNVMATPAAFVLTARAGGLAKDGRCKAFAASADGTNWAEGVGVLLLERLSDAVRNGREVLGVVRATAVNQDGASNGLAAPNGPSQQRVIRQALAAGGLSPAEVDIVEAHGTGTALGDPIEAQALLTTYGQNRAPGLPLWLGSVKSNLGHAGAAAGVAGVIKMVMAMRHGVLPRTLHVDEPTPEVDWSAGAVELLTEAHEWPEAGRPRRAGVSGFGASGTNAHVILEQATEQTSGNLPDEKARVLGDSVVPLVVSARGKAGLAGQARRLGSFLTQRQETDVLDVGQSLVRSRGPLPDRAVVLAADRDEALAGLDAVARAESAPGVVTGFAESTVGRTVLVFPGQGTQWAGMGAELLEASPVFATRMTECAEVLDPLTGWSLLDVVRQVEGARSLEDVDVLQPVSWALMVSLAALWEACGVVPDAVVGHSLGEIAAACYAGALSLPDAARLMVHRSRIAEAELVGRGGMASLTADVKAVSVLIEEWPGLEIAAVNGPASVVVTGELPSLEELLARCEADGIRARRIRGINGAAHSSQIDVLHDSFLEALASVSAGPSRVPLYSTVTGRLHDTTEFDVEHWFRNMRQTVQFDPAIRSLVGDGHGVFIEVSAHPVLTSSVQDVLEDLDAGPAVVTGTLRRDDGGPRRFLASLAHLYAHGVRVNWEAVLGRGRERPVDLPTYAFQRQRYWLETAESRGDAPGLGLEVANHPLLGAVTEIPGSDGVLFTSRLSLRTHPWLADHAGAGVVLLPGAAFVELAVRAADEVGYGLVGELVIERPLVLPESGGVQVRVWAGEPDESGHRTVQVHSRREEAGPRGSWTRHVSGRLVPEDGRAEFDLTQWPPPGATAVDPDAFAHAYDHLAEAGYHYGPAFQGLRAAWTRGEEVFAEVSLPESAGKADEYGLHPALLDAAMHSSLFRPDLSDESPKLALPFVWRDVRLQADGASALRVRLTPLAPDTIRLQLADTSGAPVVSVDSMVLRPVVPELLRVGSGAAKDQMFRVAWEPISVRSVDDELNAVRVTTAEDVRAVAATAPRVLLLDVAGDGRTDPDAARDLSGRVLEAVQAWLAELAFQDTVLLALTHSGAAVRDGDPAPDLAVATAAGLLRAAQSENVGRIILVDTDGTEASARRLPDVLATGEPQAALRSGSVAVPRLVRASPAEVQDRPLNPGGTVLITGGTGSLGRLAAGHLVTEHKIRSLLLVSRQGPDAPGAAELEAELTGLGANVRIVACDVSDRDSVAALLASVPHDAPLTGVIHTAGVLDDGVVTSLTPERLDTVLRPKADAAQILDELTRDLDLSVFVLYSSIAGIFGAAGQSSYAAANSFLDALAERRRACGLPATSLVWGWWGQVSGIVDKLAEVDLKRFDRLNMIEFTAQEGMELFDLALSDRSAALVLAKMDLQAMRDQTDSASVAPLLRGLVRVGRRAASDGAPGAGGLAGRLAEASPDQRGKILADLVQREVSAILGHLSPDEIGLDLSFFDIGFDSLTAVELANRLSALTGLRIPSTFAFDRPTVDLAVEALLESLELHAD; from the coding sequence GTGGCCAGTTCAGAGAGCAAGGTCGTCGAAGCACTGCGCGCTTCACTGATGGAGAACGAACGGCTGGAGAACGAGGTCCAGAGCATCCGCGACAGCCTCACCGAGCCGATCGCCATCGTCGGCATGGCGTGCCGGTTCCCCGGGGGGGTGTCGTCGCCGGAAGAGTTGTGGGAATTGATCGCGGACGGCCGTTCCGCGGTCGAGGGGTTCCCCACCAACCGGGGCTGGGACCTGGAGAACCTGTACGACCCGGACCTCGACCGGCCCGGCACGACGTACGTACGGGAGGGCGCGTTCCTACACGACGCGGGCGAGTTCGACGCCGGCTTCTTCGGCATCTCCCAAAGCGAGACGATGGTCATGGACCCACAGCAGCGCCTGATGCTGGAAACATCTTGGGAGGCGTTCGAACGGGCGGGCATCGACCCGGCCGCTATGCGTGGCAAGAACGTCGGCGTGTTCGCCGGCATGGCCGCCGGGCAGGAATACGGGACCGCTTTCCACAGCATCCCCGACGAGCTCGAGGGCTACGTGATGACCGGCGGTCTGGCGAGCGTCCTTTCGGGACGGGTCTCCTATACGTTCGGATTCGAGGGGCCGGCAGTCACGATCGACACGGCCTGCTCCTCGTCCCTGGTGGCCCTGCACATGGCAGCGCAGTCCCTGCGTTCGGGCGAGTCGTCGCTGGCGCTGGTCGGAGGCACCAACGTGATGGCCACGCCCGCTGCCTTCGTGCTGACCGCGCGTGCAGGAGGCCTGGCGAAGGACGGCCGGTGCAAGGCGTTCGCGGCATCCGCGGATGGAACGAACTGGGCCGAGGGCGTGGGCGTCCTGCTGCTGGAGCGGCTCTCCGATGCCGTCCGCAACGGCCGTGAGGTCCTCGGCGTCGTACGGGCCACCGCGGTGAACCAGGATGGCGCGTCCAACGGACTCGCCGCGCCCAACGGGCCCTCGCAGCAGCGGGTGATCCGCCAGGCACTCGCGGCCGGCGGCCTGTCGCCGGCCGAAGTCGACATCGTCGAGGCGCACGGCACCGGAACCGCCCTCGGCGACCCCATCGAGGCACAGGCGCTCCTCACCACCTATGGTCAGAACCGTGCCCCCGGACTGCCGCTGTGGCTCGGTTCGGTGAAGTCGAACCTTGGACACGCGGGCGCTGCGGCGGGCGTCGCCGGTGTGATCAAGATGGTGATGGCGATGCGGCATGGTGTGCTGCCGCGGACACTGCATGTGGACGAGCCGACGCCTGAGGTCGACTGGTCTGCCGGAGCGGTCGAGCTGCTGACCGAGGCGCACGAGTGGCCCGAGGCCGGCCGTCCTCGCCGTGCGGGGGTCTCCGGCTTCGGCGCCAGCGGCACCAACGCACACGTCATCCTGGAGCAGGCGACCGAGCAGACATCCGGGAACCTGCCCGACGAGAAGGCACGCGTGCTGGGCGACTCGGTTGTGCCGCTGGTCGTCTCGGCCCGTGGCAAGGCGGGTCTTGCCGGCCAGGCTCGCCGTCTCGGCTCGTTCCTGACACAGCGTCAAGAAACAGACGTGCTCGACGTCGGCCAGTCGCTGGTGCGGAGCCGGGGTCCACTCCCGGACCGTGCGGTCGTGCTCGCCGCGGACCGGGACGAGGCGCTGGCCGGACTCGACGCGGTGGCCCGCGCCGAGTCCGCGCCCGGTGTGGTCACGGGATTTGCCGAGAGCACAGTGGGCCGGACCGTCCTCGTGTTCCCCGGCCAGGGCACACAGTGGGCGGGAATGGGAGCGGAACTGCTCGAAGCCTCACCTGTGTTCGCAACCAGGATGACCGAGTGCGCCGAGGTGCTCGACCCGCTCACCGGCTGGTCGCTGCTCGATGTGGTACGGCAGGTGGAGGGCGCCCGGTCTCTTGAAGACGTCGACGTCTTGCAGCCGGTGTCGTGGGCACTGATGGTGTCGCTGGCCGCGTTGTGGGAGGCGTGCGGGGTCGTCCCGGACGCGGTCGTGGGTCATTCCCTGGGCGAGATCGCCGCTGCCTGCTATGCCGGTGCGCTGTCCCTTCCCGACGCCGCCCGCCTCATGGTTCACCGGTCCAGGATTGCCGAAGCCGAGCTGGTGGGACGCGGAGGAATGGCGTCCCTCACCGCCGATGTCAAGGCCGTCTCCGTGCTGATCGAGGAGTGGCCGGGTCTGGAGATCGCCGCGGTCAACGGACCCGCCTCCGTGGTCGTGACCGGTGAACTGCCCTCCCTGGAAGAGCTGCTCGCCCGATGCGAAGCCGACGGCATCCGCGCCCGCAGGATTCGCGGCATCAACGGCGCCGCACACTCCTCACAGATCGACGTGCTGCACGACTCTTTCCTGGAGGCCCTCGCCTCGGTCTCCGCCGGGCCTTCGCGCGTACCGCTGTACTCCACGGTGACCGGGCGACTCCACGACACCACGGAGTTCGACGTCGAGCACTGGTTCCGCAACATGCGGCAGACCGTGCAGTTCGACCCGGCCATCCGGTCCCTGGTCGGCGACGGGCACGGCGTGTTCATCGAGGTCAGTGCTCATCCTGTGCTGACGTCGAGCGTCCAGGACGTGCTGGAGGACCTCGATGCCGGACCGGCTGTCGTCACCGGGACGCTGCGCCGCGACGACGGCGGCCCGCGCCGGTTCCTCGCCTCGCTGGCCCACCTGTACGCCCACGGCGTACGGGTCAACTGGGAAGCCGTCCTCGGCCGCGGCAGGGAACGGCCCGTAGACCTGCCGACGTACGCCTTCCAGCGCCAGCGGTACTGGCTGGAGACGGCGGAGTCCCGTGGGGACGCACCGGGCCTCGGTCTGGAGGTAGCGAACCATCCCCTGCTCGGCGCGGTTACCGAGATCCCCGGCTCGGACGGCGTGCTGTTCACTTCCCGGCTGTCGCTGCGCACACACCCCTGGCTCGCCGACCACGCGGGCGCCGGAGTCGTCCTCTTGCCGGGAGCGGCCTTCGTGGAACTCGCGGTCCGTGCCGCGGACGAGGTCGGCTACGGGTTGGTCGGCGAACTGGTCATCGAGCGCCCCCTGGTGCTGCCCGAGAGCGGCGGCGTCCAGGTACGCGTGTGGGCCGGCGAGCCCGACGAGTCCGGCCACCGTACCGTCCAGGTTCACTCCCGCCGGGAGGAAGCCGGCCCGCGAGGGAGCTGGACCCGTCATGTCTCCGGGCGCTTGGTGCCGGAGGACGGACGGGCCGAGTTCGACCTCACCCAGTGGCCGCCGCCCGGCGCCACCGCGGTCGACCCGGACGCGTTCGCCCACGCGTACGACCACTTGGCAGAGGCGGGATACCACTATGGTCCGGCCTTTCAGGGACTGCGTGCGGCTTGGACTCGTGGCGAGGAGGTGTTCGCCGAGGTCTCACTGCCGGAGTCAGCGGGCAAGGCCGATGAGTACGGGCTGCACCCGGCCCTGCTGGACGCGGCCATGCACTCCAGTCTCTTCCGCCCCGATCTGAGCGACGAGAGCCCGAAGCTGGCCCTGCCGTTCGTCTGGCGCGACGTCCGGCTGCAGGCCGACGGAGCCTCGGCACTGCGGGTGCGCCTCACCCCGCTCGCCCCCGACACGATCCGCCTACAGCTGGCCGACACCTCCGGCGCACCCGTGGTTTCCGTCGACTCGATGGTCCTGCGCCCCGTGGTCCCGGAACTGCTGCGCGTCGGCTCAGGCGCGGCCAAGGACCAGATGTTCCGGGTGGCCTGGGAGCCCATCTCCGTCAGGAGCGTGGACGACGAGCTGAACGCCGTACGCGTGACGACTGCCGAGGACGTCCGTGCCGTGGCCGCAACGGCCCCGCGTGTGCTCCTGCTCGATGTGGCCGGCGATGGACGTACGGACCCCGACGCGGCCCGGGACCTCAGCGGGCGGGTGCTGGAGGCCGTCCAGGCGTGGCTGGCAGAGCTCGCCTTCCAGGACACCGTTCTCCTCGCTCTCACACACTCCGGGGCGGCCGTCCGGGATGGGGACCCGGCTCCCGATCTCGCCGTCGCGACGGCCGCCGGCCTGCTGCGTGCGGCGCAGTCCGAGAACGTGGGCCGCATCATCCTGGTCGACACGGACGGCACGGAGGCGTCAGCCCGGCGCCTGCCCGATGTGCTCGCGACCGGGGAACCGCAGGCGGCACTTCGGTCAGGCTCGGTGGCGGTGCCGAGGCTCGTCAGGGCCTCGCCCGCCGAGGTCCAGGACCGTCCGCTGAACCCCGGGGGTACGGTTCTGATCACCGGCGGTACGGGTTCGCTGGGTCGCCTGGCGGCCGGGCACCTGGTTACCGAGCACAAGATCAGGAGTCTGCTCCTGGTGAGCCGGCAAGGACCGGACGCACCGGGCGCGGCCGAGCTGGAGGCCGAACTCACTGGACTCGGCGCGAACGTCCGGATCGTTGCGTGCGACGTCTCCGACCGGGACTCCGTGGCCGCGCTGCTGGCCTCTGTTCCCCACGACGCCCCTCTCACCGGCGTGATCCACACAGCCGGTGTGCTGGATGACGGTGTGGTCACCTCCCTGACGCCCGAACGGCTCGACACGGTGCTCCGTCCCAAGGCCGACGCGGCACAGATCCTGGACGAACTCACGCGCGATCTCGACCTTTCCGTCTTCGTCCTGTACTCCTCTATTGCGGGGATCTTCGGTGCAGCGGGCCAGAGCAGCTATGCCGCCGCGAACTCCTTCCTCGACGCGCTCGCTGAACGCCGTCGCGCTTGCGGACTGCCGGCGACCTCACTGGTGTGGGGATGGTGGGGCCAGGTGTCCGGCATAGTGGACAAGCTCGCCGAGGTCGACCTGAAGCGCTTCGACCGGCTCAACATGATCGAGTTCACCGCACAAGAGGGCATGGAGCTGTTCGACCTTGCGCTGTCCGATCGCAGCGCTGCCTTGGTCCTGGCGAAGATGGACCTGCAAGCAATGCGGGACCAAACTGACTCCGCATCTGTCGCCCCACTGCTGCGCGGCCTCGTCCGCGTGGGTCGACGAGCCGCCAGTGATGGGGCGCCCGGGGCCGGCGGGCTGGCCGGGCGGCTGGCCGAGGCGTCCCCCGACCAGCGCGGAAAGATCTTGGCTGACTTGGTCCAGCGCGAGGTCTCCGCGATCCTCGGCCACCTGTCGCCGGACGAGATCGGATTGGACCTGTCCTTCTTCGACATCGGGTTCGACTCGCTGACCGCCGTCGAGCTCGCGAACCGGCTGTCGGCGCTGACCGGCCTCCGCATCCCGTCCACCTTCGCCTTCGACCGCCCCACGGTGGACCTGGCTGTCGAGGCGCTGCTGGAGAGCCTCGAACTCCACGCGGACTAG